Within Romboutsia sp. CE17, the genomic segment TTAATTGCTCTATTATAGTAACTTTTAGTTACTGTCATTGCATTATCATCATATCCAAACTTACCCTTTTGTAGTTTAGGATTATAAAAATGGTGATAACACTTGAAGTCTTGATCAGCCCATACTAAACCTTTATTAATTTGTGGCATATAGATTTTAAAGAAGTTATATTCATTTTCATATCCATTAACTTTTAGTATATTTAATGCTTTCTCTTGTATAAATAAATGAACTTCACAGTCTGTTTTCACTATATTCCTTTTTATTGGAGCCACAATTCTAAAAGTATTAGACAAGGCTGCTGCATAGACATTTTCTAATGCATCTTTCATTCATATCACCTAATGTCATCTAGTTTTGAAATATTCCTCTACTCCATCTGCTATACTTTGCATTAGCTTTCTTTGATAATCAGGATTTGACATCATTTGATCTTCATTATAATTACTCATAAATCCCATTTCTACTAAAACTACAGGAACTTTAGACCAGTTAAATCCTGTCAAATCCCCCCTTTGGAATACTCCATTTATTTGTATACCTGAATTCTTCATACTTCCCTTTATAAGCTCGGCACATTTATTACTCTCCTCATATATTGAAGCTGTATATCTTCCACCTTCTTCTGGAATTAATATTGATGCACCTGTTTTTGAAGAATTGTCTAAGCTATCAGCGTGAATTCTAACTACTAAGTCTGCATTTTTATTATTAGCAAATATAGCCCTCTCACTGTTACTTATATTTACATCGTGACTTTCTCGAGTCATAATCACACTGTAACCTTTATCTTCTAGTATATGCTTTAAAATTTTAGATGCTTCTAAATTTAAAACATATTCTGGTTTTTTTGTAGCAACACCTGCTGTTCCCGAAGACACTCTTGCTTTTTTATAACTTGATCCTGGTGCCACTGGTTCTGGATTTGAATCGCCCTTTGATTGATGCCCTGGATCTATACATATTAAAAACTTAGAATTATCCTTTGATAAATTATTCTTTTCTTCATTATTTTCCTTTGTTGAATTGTTCGTATTAGAGTTTGACTTTTCATCTTTTAAGTCTTTATTCATTCCGTTTATTATCAAACCTGTTGTTTTATAAAAGCTAGTTAGTGGATCTGATGTACCAATAAGTATTATTCCCATAGCTATTATAGCCATTATAATTACTCTATACTTTTTCATTCTACTTCTCCTTCCTTATGTAATTAAATTTTATATTAAGCTATCTATGTGATTTTATTATCCCCAGTTTTTTAACTTTTATTTTTTCATAGTTTTTTATTCCAATTCATAATCATATATATTTATATACACCAAGATTAGGAGGTGATGCTAAATATATGTCTAAAAAAATAAAAAAAAAGATTAAAAAAAGAAGTTCAACAAATTTAAATAATAGTATAAAAAATATCCCAAATAGTGAGGCTGTTACTATTACTAATGCTTATAATAAACAGTCTGATGCCTTATCAAGTTCTAATAATAATCAAAGTCAACCTAAGTCAAAATTATGTTGTTTTGGATATGTAGATTATATAGTTTTAGCATCAACCTTAGCTGTAGCCTTAGGAGAAGAATTATCATTAAATGATTTAAATATCTTATCTACTTTTTTTGCTGTATTATCAGACGAACTTGCTCTTATTAGTTCTGTAGAAAGTTGTAATACTAATGAATATGATGATATTTTTGTACCACCGGTACCTGATTTGGCTATGACTAGCTTGAATAAAAGCTCTAAAAATAGAACTCGCATTAAAAAAGTAATTAAAAGGAAAGTTAAAAAGAAATAAAAACACTTATTTCAAAAATTTGTAGTATTTTTATTTCTTTTTTATTTTAATATATTGAATTATCAACAATTATAATTATTCTTTGTTTTTTTTTGAAAAGTACGGTTTTATTGAATCTCTTTTCCAAGGATTAAAAAATAATTACTGTAAACTATAATATTAAAGCACCGTTAATCATCAAAGTTTAAATTCAGAAAGAAGGTGTTTTATGAATTTACCAAATTTAAAGATTAAGTCAAAATTTATAATTTTTTCATGTTTGTTATTTTGCTTATATTTTTTCTCAAATAGTTTTATTTATGCACAGAACAACGAAAAAACGGATACTGATTACCTAGTTCCAATGGGTAATGTTCTACAAATTGATGCAGAGCTAAAAACTATTATTGTGAGAAATGAGGTTGATGGTTGCCCCCTACAAGTCGGTGATTCAGTTTTAAAAATAGATAATAAAACTATAAGTAATTATGGTGAGTTTTCATCTATTTTATATTCTTTACCAAATGGTAGCAACGTTTCTATCTTAGTTAATAGAAATGGAAATAACCTAAACTTAATTTCTAGTAAAGAAATTTTAGAAAAAATTAATTTTAACAACTTAATATCAGGTTTTGCAACATTAACTTATATTGACTGCGATAATAATGAATTTGGTGCAGTTGGACATCCTATTAATATAGGTAATTCTAGAAAAATACCTATAAAAAACGGAGCCATTTCAACTACAACTGATATTACTATACAAAAATCAATTAAAGGTAATGTTGGTGCTATAAATGCTAGACGTGAATATAGTATAGGTCAATTTACAACAAATAATAATTATGGAATTAAAGGTACTATAAATAATTTAGATGTTTCTAATCTAAAAAAATATAAAGTTGCTTCTCTTAGTGAAGTAAAACTTGGAAAAGCTCAAATAATATTACAAAATGAATCTAATGTTTGTCAAAAATATAATATAGAAATAATTGCTATTGAAAATCAAAGATCTCCTAGTCCTAAAACTTTTAAAATTAAAATTACCGATAAAGATTTATTATCTAGAACTGGAGGAATTGTTCAAGGTATGAGTGGAACTCCTATTGTTCAAGGAGATAAAATAATTGGTGCTATATCTCATGCAGTTGAAAATGACCCATCTCTTGGATATGGTGTATTTATTGGTTGGATGAGAAATAATTAAAGTAACTATATTTATATACAATAAAAATAAAAGGATGTTTCTATATAAGAAATATCCTTTTATTTTTTATTAAGTTTTTATTTGTTAGTATTGTTATTTATATTTGGAATTATACTTTGGACTCCTGATTCTGGTATATTAACATAACTTTCTGGTACATCTCCTACTATTATAGTTTCACAAACTGGTATTTGAACATTTACCTCTTGTGTTGATGTTGTTAAAGGAATTACAACTCTTACCTTTGTGCTAGCTTCAATATATATAATATGTCTAGTTTGATTTATACCAGATGATTCAAACTTAGTTTTAAAGTCTATAGAAACTGTTCCTATTGGTTCTATAGATACCTTAAGCTGTGGCCCATATTTTGCTAATATAGGGCTTCCTAAAGCAGTTCCTATTGGTATGTATGAACTTGTGGATTTAACCTTTTTTAACTCATCTTGAATCTCTAAAGCTACATCAGATGCTATACTATTCATCAGTACAGTATTAGCTTGAATCATAGTTATTTTCCCATTAGAATCTAATTGAACATTCATTAAATCTTTATAATTTATTTGTCCTTTAACTACTTCTGCTACAGATTTGTTAATTGATTTATTTGCAAGTTCTAGTGCTTTTGTTTCTGCTAATACTTTTATAGTTGGTCTTAATGTTCTATCTATGTATATAAAGCTTCCAACTAAAAACGATATTAAAAACAGTATTAGAAATACTATGGAAGTCTTTTTAAAATCATTCATATTATCCAAATTATCACCCCCATAATATTTTATGTTTAGTTATTGAATTCTTGCCTATAACATAAATTTTATAATATTAGCTAAAAATAATAATATAATTAATAAGTATATAGATAATTTATAGCTTAATTAATATAATATACTTAAACGCATTATTTTGTCTGAAAGTTACACTATGTTCATTTTTATCTATAATTTACAAAAATGATAATATATGTGATATAATATTGCATTAAGTAAGGAGGTTTAACTTATGAGCAATGGCAATAATGAAGATCAAAATAAAATAAGAAGAAAAAAGGTTAGTTCCTCTAATAACACTGCTAAACCTAGTAATAATTCTACTAAAAGTAATAGTAGAGCTAAATCTAGAAATACTAATAAAAAAGATAAATTTAGATTTTTTAGATTAACTGGTATATTCATTTTAGCAGTTTTAGTTGTTGGTGCTGCCCTTGGGACAGGATTAGTATTTTCATCTTTAAAAGATGTTCAACCTGTTACAAAAGCACTATTAGATGAAAAAACTTATCAAACAACAAAAATTTATTATGCTAATGGAGATTTATTATCTAATGCTCCTAGTACTAATAAAAAAGAACCTGTTGATCTTGAGGATATATCTGATCATCTAAAAAATGCTGTAGTAGCTATAGAAGATGAGCGTTTTTATGATCATAATGGTGTAGATATTAAAGGTCTAGCTAGATCTGTAGTTAAAACACTGCTAGGAAAAACTCAAGGTGGTAGTACAATACCAATGCAGGTTTCAAAAATGCTACTTACTTCTACAGAACAAACTTTACCTCGTAAGGTAAAAGATATTTATTATGCTTATGAAATGAGTAAAACTTTATCTAAGGATGAAATATTAGAAGCTTATTTAAATAACTTCTTCGTAGGTAGAGGTCTTATTGGAGCAGAAGCTGGAGCTAGAGGATACTTCGATAAACCTGCTAAAAAGTTAGAGTTACATGAAGC encodes:
- a CDS encoding N-acetylmuramoyl-L-alanine amidase family protein, with the translated sequence MKKYRVIIMAIIAMGIILIGTSDPLTSFYKTTGLIINGMNKDLKDEKSNSNTNNSTKENNEEKNNLSKDNSKFLICIDPGHQSKGDSNPEPVAPGSSYKKARVSSGTAGVATKKPEYVLNLEASKILKHILEDKGYSVIMTRESHDVNISNSERAIFANNKNADLVVRIHADSLDNSSKTGASILIPEEGGRYTASIYEESNKCAELIKGSMKNSGIQINGVFQRGDLTGFNWSKVPVVLVEMGFMSNYNEDQMMSNPDYQRKLMQSIADGVEEYFKTR
- a CDS encoding SpoIVB peptidase S55 domain-containing protein is translated as MNLPNLKIKSKFIIFSCLLFCLYFFSNSFIYAQNNEKTDTDYLVPMGNVLQIDAELKTIIVRNEVDGCPLQVGDSVLKIDNKTISNYGEFSSILYSLPNGSNVSILVNRNGNNLNLISSKEILEKINFNNLISGFATLTYIDCDNNEFGAVGHPINIGNSRKIPIKNGAISTTTDITIQKSIKGNVGAINARREYSIGQFTTNNNYGIKGTINNLDVSNLKKYKVASLSEVKLGKAQIILQNESNVCQKYNIEIIAIENQRSPSPKTFKIKITDKDLLSRTGGIVQGMSGTPIVQGDKIIGAISHAVENDPSLGYGVFIGWMRNN
- the yunB gene encoding sporulation protein YunB produces the protein MNDFKKTSIVFLILFLISFLVGSFIYIDRTLRPTIKVLAETKALELANKSINKSVAEVVKGQINYKDLMNVQLDSNGKITMIQANTVLMNSIASDVALEIQDELKKVKSTSSYIPIGTALGSPILAKYGPQLKVSIEPIGTVSIDFKTKFESSGINQTRHIIYIEASTKVRVVIPLTTSTQEVNVQIPVCETIIVGDVPESYVNIPESGVQSIIPNINNNTNK